In one window of Anser cygnoides isolate HZ-2024a breed goose chromosome 3, Taihu_goose_T2T_genome, whole genome shotgun sequence DNA:
- the FOXN2 gene encoding forkhead box protein N2 isoform X1: MGPVTGMTPDRKAKTPGAEKAAGLRQVHRMGSLPEAGDAGRPKATVVDSDSTDDELTNLNWLHESTNLLTNFSLGSEGLPIVSPLYDIEGDSVPSFSPSCYQNPEKKSSTSKPPYSFSLLIYMAIEHSPNKSLPVKEIYSWILERFPYFATAPTGWKNSVRHNLSLNKCFRKVERSHGKVNGKGSLWCVDPEYKPNLVQALKKQPFPSALAFYTPPASPPSRSSSPHYLTSVLKQNHGRSLKESDIDAATAMMLLNTSIEQGMLDCEKAQPLKTPKKRSYGSAFNPSSSINLQENDSAATNIDPKEDHNYSASSMGSQRCASRSSVSSLSSVDEVYEFISKNSHAGSDGSEGFHSEVDTDVDYEDDPLGDSGYASQPCVDTSEKSQPSNKALKELCQEIDEELKEAAGSLLHLAGIRTCLGSLISTAKTHSHKQRKK, from the exons ATGGGTCCAGTCACTGGAATGACTCCGGACAGGAAAGCTAAAACGCCAGGAGCAGAAAAAGCTGCCGGACTAAGGCAGGTTCACAGGATGGGAAGCTTGCCTGAAGCAGGAGATGCTGGGAGGCCTAAGGCCACGGTGGTGGACAGCGATTCAACAGATGACGAACTCACGAATTTGAACTGGCTGCATGAAAGTACTAATCTTCTAACAAACTTCAGCCTTGGAAGCGAGGGTCTTCCAATTGTTAGCCCTTTGTATGACATAGAGGGTGACAGCGTGCCATCCTTCTCACCATCCTGCTACCagaacccagaaaaaaaatcatcgaCTTCCAAACCCCCTTATTCCTTCAGCCTTCTCATCTATATGGCTATCGAGCACTCTCCCAACAAGAGCCTCCCAGTCAAAGAAATCTACAGCTGGATCCTGGAGCGCTTCCCCTACTTTGCCACAGCACCAACGGGGTGGAAGAACTCTGTCCGAcacaacctctccttgaacaaaTGTTTCCGAAAGGTGGAGAGAAGCCATGGCAAG GTGAATGGAAAAGGTTCGTTATGGTGCGTTGATCCAGAATATAAGCCTAATCTTgttcaagcactgaaaaaacAGCCTTTTCCCTCAGCACTTGCGTTTTATACTCCACCAGCGTCACCACCAAG taggTCGTCGTCTCCTCACTACTTAACTTCAGTACTTAAGCAGAATCATGGCCGATCTCTCAAAG AATCTGATATTGATGCCGCTACTGCGATGATGCTGTTGAATACTTCTATCGAACAAGGGATGCTAGACT GTGAGAAAGCTCAGCCTCTGAAGACACCTAAGAAGAGAAGTTACGGCAGTGCATTTAATCCTTCCAGTTCGATAAATTTGCAAGAAAATGATTCTGCAGCCACCAATATTGATCCAAAGGAGGATCACAATTACAGTGCTAGCAGCATGGGTTCGCAGCGCTGTGCATCTAGGTCCAGTGTGTCTTCCTTGTCCTCCGTCGATGAGGTGTATGAATTTATCTCCAAGAACAGCCATGCTGGAAGCGATGGCAGTGAAGGATTTCACAGTGAAGTGGATACAGACGTTGACTACGAAGATGATCCTCTTGGAGACAGTGGCTATGCATCACAACCTTGTGTAGATACCTCTGAGAAAAGTCAGCCTAGCAACAAAGCACTCAAGGAGTTATGTCAAGAAATTGATGAGGAGTTGAAAGAagcagcagggtctctgctcCACCTTGCTGGCATCCGAACGTGCTTGGGTTCCTTAATAAGTACTGCAAAGACCCACAGTcacaagcaaaggaaaaaatag
- the FOXN2 gene encoding forkhead box protein N2 isoform X2: MGPVTGMTPDRKAKTPGAEKAAGLRQVHRMGSLPEAGDAGRPKATVVDSDSTDDELTNLNWLHESTNLLTNFSLGSEGLPIVSPLYDIEGDSVPSFSPSCYQNPEKKSSTSKPPYSFSLLIYMAIEHSPNKSLPVKEIYSWILERFPYFATAPTGWKNSVRHNLSLNKCFRKVERSHGKVNGKGSLWCVDPEYKPNLVQALKKQPFPSALAFYTPPASPPRSSSPHYLTSVLKQNHGRSLKESDIDAATAMMLLNTSIEQGMLDCEKAQPLKTPKKRSYGSAFNPSSSINLQENDSAATNIDPKEDHNYSASSMGSQRCASRSSVSSLSSVDEVYEFISKNSHAGSDGSEGFHSEVDTDVDYEDDPLGDSGYASQPCVDTSEKSQPSNKALKELCQEIDEELKEAAGSLLHLAGIRTCLGSLISTAKTHSHKQRKK; encoded by the exons ATGGGTCCAGTCACTGGAATGACTCCGGACAGGAAAGCTAAAACGCCAGGAGCAGAAAAAGCTGCCGGACTAAGGCAGGTTCACAGGATGGGAAGCTTGCCTGAAGCAGGAGATGCTGGGAGGCCTAAGGCCACGGTGGTGGACAGCGATTCAACAGATGACGAACTCACGAATTTGAACTGGCTGCATGAAAGTACTAATCTTCTAACAAACTTCAGCCTTGGAAGCGAGGGTCTTCCAATTGTTAGCCCTTTGTATGACATAGAGGGTGACAGCGTGCCATCCTTCTCACCATCCTGCTACCagaacccagaaaaaaaatcatcgaCTTCCAAACCCCCTTATTCCTTCAGCCTTCTCATCTATATGGCTATCGAGCACTCTCCCAACAAGAGCCTCCCAGTCAAAGAAATCTACAGCTGGATCCTGGAGCGCTTCCCCTACTTTGCCACAGCACCAACGGGGTGGAAGAACTCTGTCCGAcacaacctctccttgaacaaaTGTTTCCGAAAGGTGGAGAGAAGCCATGGCAAG GTGAATGGAAAAGGTTCGTTATGGTGCGTTGATCCAGAATATAAGCCTAATCTTgttcaagcactgaaaaaacAGCCTTTTCCCTCAGCACTTGCGTTTTATACTCCACCAGCGTCACCACCAAG gTCGTCGTCTCCTCACTACTTAACTTCAGTACTTAAGCAGAATCATGGCCGATCTCTCAAAG AATCTGATATTGATGCCGCTACTGCGATGATGCTGTTGAATACTTCTATCGAACAAGGGATGCTAGACT GTGAGAAAGCTCAGCCTCTGAAGACACCTAAGAAGAGAAGTTACGGCAGTGCATTTAATCCTTCCAGTTCGATAAATTTGCAAGAAAATGATTCTGCAGCCACCAATATTGATCCAAAGGAGGATCACAATTACAGTGCTAGCAGCATGGGTTCGCAGCGCTGTGCATCTAGGTCCAGTGTGTCTTCCTTGTCCTCCGTCGATGAGGTGTATGAATTTATCTCCAAGAACAGCCATGCTGGAAGCGATGGCAGTGAAGGATTTCACAGTGAAGTGGATACAGACGTTGACTACGAAGATGATCCTCTTGGAGACAGTGGCTATGCATCACAACCTTGTGTAGATACCTCTGAGAAAAGTCAGCCTAGCAACAAAGCACTCAAGGAGTTATGTCAAGAAATTGATGAGGAGTTGAAAGAagcagcagggtctctgctcCACCTTGCTGGCATCCGAACGTGCTTGGGTTCCTTAATAAGTACTGCAAAGACCCACAGTcacaagcaaaggaaaaaatag